From the Entomomonas sp. E2T0 genome, one window contains:
- a CDS encoding PilZ domain-containing protein produces MDNKSTTGSQEGPKIVHEALDERQHIRTKIPAKVTITKENNQEFITETDIEDVSLGGISFNHYGEIPKGTLLHSLISLPMNALEIRIEVTLKVVSRTNQKYGCQFIDLDAGKCDILRYLIVSYTSGEVVDISGLFNIMQRENYIKSRKTKDATQRNIVERLKAIIGTLLFTIVGLLALSFVLYKSYLLFFTLTPTEAVVSADTYTISMPDNGYLNLLLKPNQTSVVEGEPLVSISTQLATYFTNLSDMQMLDKLTPEETNELLARTTVKTVINSPCNCEVFYPYPIPKGFSYKESPLLYLVPKNEKLYVKATIPYGKLNNLNKISRITINAYNSRETIEGKIFRTQIDNRTQSTILFIEPNKPLPKESYQQPVSVNLFLGLPFSF; encoded by the coding sequence ATGGATAACAAATCAACTACTGGCAGTCAAGAAGGACCCAAAATAGTGCATGAAGCACTTGATGAACGCCAGCATATTCGTACAAAAATTCCTGCAAAAGTAACGATTACAAAGGAAAATAATCAAGAGTTCATCACAGAAACAGATATAGAAGATGTTTCTCTTGGTGGTATTTCTTTCAATCATTATGGAGAAATACCTAAAGGGACTTTATTACATTCACTCATTTCTTTACCTATGAATGCCCTTGAGATACGTATTGAGGTAACATTAAAGGTAGTATCTCGAACCAACCAAAAGTATGGTTGCCAATTTATAGATTTAGATGCTGGCAAATGTGATATTTTACGTTATCTTATTGTCTCCTACACCTCAGGTGAGGTAGTTGATATTAGCGGCCTGTTTAATATCATGCAACGTGAGAACTATATTAAAAGCCGTAAAACAAAAGATGCCACTCAAAGAAATATAGTAGAAAGACTAAAAGCCATTATAGGTACACTGCTATTTACTATAGTGGGTTTACTTGCATTAAGTTTTGTACTTTATAAAAGCTACTTATTATTCTTTACCTTAACACCAACTGAAGCAGTTGTTAGTGCAGACACTTATACCATTAGCATGCCGGATAATGGTTACCTTAATTTATTACTAAAACCAAATCAGACTTCAGTAGTTGAAGGTGAACCGTTAGTTAGTATTTCAACTCAACTAGCCACGTATTTTACTAATCTTTCTGATATGCAAATGTTAGACAAACTAACACCAGAAGAAACTAATGAGTTATTAGCTAGAACTACAGTAAAAACTGTTATTAATAGCCCTTGTAATTGTGAAGTTTTTTACCCATACCCTATTCCTAAAGGCTTTTCTTATAAAGAATCCCCTTTATTATATTTAGTACCAAAAAATGAAAAACTTTATGTAAAAGCCACTATTCCTTACGGCAAACTAAATAATCTAAACAAAATAAGCCGTATTACCATCAATGCTTATAACAGCAGGGAAACAATTGAAGGAAAAATTTTTAGAACACAAATTGATAATCGTACCCAAAGTACTATTTTATTTATTGAACCTAATAAGCCATTACCTAAAGAAAGTTATCAGCAGCCAGTATCTGTAAACTTATTCTTAGGATTACCTTTTAGTTTTTAG
- a CDS encoding glycosyltransferase family 2 protein — MSVKFVAKSKNTFCSKAFGWLMLLTLIIFLASLVDREYLDSSSHQFIFLIGVVGTWRYSNNILHYIRGMYFLYWAFPRLRKLADKMGDQTLPSHIFMVVTSFRIPPETTYKVYQSIFQELSSIPVPSTIIASIVEAGDEYFIKQIMREEIKDRPDITLVIVRARGTGKRDGLAHAFRALSRRAPAHDAVACVVDGDTMMLPGCVDKACRLFALLPNVGGMTTNEYCIVKGGRLLTSWHNMRFVQRHISMCSMSLSHQVLTLTGRLSFFRASLMMDLDFIRDVEADYLQHWRLGKFQFLTGDDKSSWFSLKRAGWDTFYVPDSYTLTVEHPPSKYFLKATRQLMFRWYGNSLRQNFRAVKLLRKQLGLFTLYVLYDQRVSMWTSLFGLTVALTASLLISIQFLYIYFLWILITRSIVCMLFVFSKHPVDPLYPFALYYNQIIGSMMKINAVFHLDRQQWTRQKTTLNQNISFDTKLNRWTSKITMLSAIAIFLCIVSLAIDINK, encoded by the coding sequence GTAGCCAAGTCAAAAAACACTTTTTGCTCCAAAGCATTTGGCTGGCTCATGCTATTAACACTTATTATTTTTCTTGCCTCGCTTGTAGACCGTGAGTATTTGGACTCAAGCAGCCATCAATTTATCTTTTTAATTGGTGTTGTGGGTACATGGCGATATAGCAACAACATATTACATTATATACGTGGCATGTATTTTTTATATTGGGCATTTCCAAGGTTGCGTAAACTCGCTGATAAAATGGGAGATCAAACATTACCCTCGCATATTTTCATGGTAGTCACTAGTTTTCGTATTCCACCAGAAACCACTTATAAAGTTTACCAATCTATCTTTCAAGAATTAAGTAGCATTCCTGTTCCCAGTACTATTATCGCCTCTATTGTTGAAGCAGGTGATGAGTACTTTATTAAACAGATTATGCGTGAAGAGATTAAAGACCGACCAGATATTACACTAGTGATTGTAAGGGCTAGAGGAACAGGTAAAAGAGATGGGCTAGCGCATGCTTTTAGAGCATTATCAAGACGTGCACCAGCTCATGATGCCGTCGCTTGTGTTGTAGATGGCGATACGATGATGTTACCCGGTTGTGTAGATAAGGCTTGTCGATTATTTGCTCTACTTCCTAATGTAGGAGGAATGACTACCAATGAATACTGTATTGTTAAAGGTGGTAGATTACTAACGAGTTGGCACAATATGCGTTTTGTACAACGTCATATTAGCATGTGCTCCATGTCATTAAGTCATCAGGTGTTAACTCTCACAGGTCGCCTTTCCTTTTTCCGTGCTAGCTTAATGATGGATCTTGATTTTATTAGAGACGTAGAAGCCGACTATCTACAACACTGGCGATTAGGTAAATTTCAATTTCTAACAGGCGATGATAAGTCTTCTTGGTTTAGTCTAAAACGTGCTGGTTGGGATACATTCTATGTACCAGATAGTTATACATTAACTGTTGAACATCCCCCTAGTAAATATTTTTTAAAGGCAACACGTCAACTCATGTTTCGTTGGTATGGCAACTCATTAAGACAAAACTTTAGAGCCGTAAAGTTATTACGAAAACAATTAGGTTTATTTACATTATACGTACTCTATGATCAACGCGTTTCTATGTGGACTAGCTTATTTGGTCTAACCGTAGCCCTTACTGCTTCATTACTTATTAGCATCCAATTTCTCTATATTTATTTTCTATGGATACTTATCACGCGTAGCATTGTATGTATGCTATTTGTATTTTCTAAGCATCCAGTAGATCCGCTATATCCTTTTGCACTCTATTACAACCAAATTATTGGCTCAATGATGAAAATTAACGCTGTATTTCACTTAGATAGGCAACAATGGACAAGACAAAAAACAACTTTAAATCAAAATATTAGCTTTGACACAAAACTTAATCGCTGGACATCAAAGATAACCATGCTATCTGCTATTGCCATTTTTCTTTGTATTGTTTCTCTAGCAATAGATATCAATAAATAA